Part of the Aquarana catesbeiana isolate 2022-GZ linkage group LG06, ASM4218655v1, whole genome shotgun sequence genome is shown below.
TCCAGCATTTAGATTTCTTAAAGGGCCTGCTCCCGGTGGCAGGAAAAGGTTCATATGGGGTGGAGACAGAAGGGGTGAGGCAGTTGACGGAGAAGCGAACGTCAGACCTCAGGAGACATCTCTGTTGCGGGGCGATTCTCAGGGGAAGCAAATAAAGCTAATTATGGGCACCAATATAAATCTTAACTGTAACCATCTAAGGAAGAATATCCATATTCTGGTTCAATCCATTGGTGATTTATGTTTTCTTCAACCTATCCTCAGCAATTAAACATAAACCGGAGGTGGACTGGTTCCCGCTGGACTGTCAGGAGATTTGGGATCATGGCCAGCAAGCTAAGGGTGTTTATACGATTTACCCACAAGGAGCACAGCGCCCCCTGCCTGTCTATTGTGACATAACCACCGATGGGAAGATCTGGACGGTGAGAGAAAAATATGGACCACGCGGAGAGAAAATGAATTTACTGTAATTTCATAATTCACCAAAGTGTTTGTGCTGATGTCATAagccttaaagagaccctgtcctcagaccattcatttcaacaacaatcttcccgTTATATCTGCATTGTATGTATTTTAGGCATGTTATTTTCCTGTAAGAGCCTCCCTTGTGTGGGTGTCCAAAAGCCCAGAGTAAGGCCAGAAGCCCCAGAAGACTCAGAGATACAGTATCCCTCAAGTCTGTAATATTTCCCTTTACTGCTCGCCTGGCAGATACATAAAAGGTTATATAGGAAGGtgaagggaggggtggaggagctggacCAACACAGTCAGTAATTAAACATCCCAAGTAGAGGAGAGGGCTGACATTGAAGTAGAGAGGGGGTTGTTTTAGGTAattgtatagaaagtttggaggcACATtgcaagagaattaaaaaaaatcactttgaaaaggaaaaacactgcaagtatgCACTTAAAATATTCGATTTTTCTGTGCTACCTGAAAATTTTACGTTTGTGACAGGGTTTTTTTTAGGAGCAATGGATGTAATGGAAAAAAAGTGATCAAGTCAAATTGATACATTGGGGTTAAATGCCTTGGAGTTCTGAAATTTTCCAAAGCTGTTTTTTGCCTAAAGGGACCACATTGGCTCAGAAAGCAATGTGAATCTATCCAATGAGCCAATGCAATGGGGtggattcactaaaactggagagtacaaaatctggggcagctctgcatggtagccaatcagcttctaccttcaccttgttcagttaagctttgacaaaaaaacctggaagctgattggtttctaaacagagctgcaccagaatatgcactctccagttttagtaaatccaccccattgcatTGGCTCATTGGATAGATTTCTGAACCAAGGTGGTCCCTTTAGGCAAAAAACAGTTTTGGAAAATGTCAGAACTCCAAGgcactggtcacatgatctctgctgGAGGCAATGGCGTacctagggggggggggcagagggggccctgacccccccaacattatgctgtgcctcaccatgtgccccccccccccccaataaaatttttttttttttttttttacaaaaaatcaatgtctaagagggaaagagtccccagtcagctcctgcgggtgattcctcccccctccctctgcataatgcgagcgctcacacaaccacagccacccgatctgctccttcccctgcatcctcattggcagggagaagagcgagttgcaggaaggactccaccaggactctcagttactgaaaaaacagactgatttctcccgtccttaggacaggagaaccagcctgtaaattccaagagatgccagaccagagcagtcaatagcaggggcaggacagcaagaggaggctggggaaccccacagtggcagaacaccagggcctggtggcaagacaacctttgcaaccctgatagttctcccactgctttggatccttatattttcttgatatgctggtgacatatatctctttttttctgccaccctggggggccccaatacagtaggaagggagctcactgcagaacatgtgaaagggcccgttgtggggtcgtagtaaagggccccagtatatctctctctctctctctctctctctctctctctctctatatatatatatatatgcattttatagtcccccccctacttttgtccctgtcctcccatttccccccccctaaatatgaaagctggagacaccactggctAGAGGGGATTGGAGATTGAGGTTATCCCAACTCCAGCCAATCAACAGCTCTGCCTGGACTCTTCCTATTTCAGGGATGATGGGACCTAAGTTCTAGTAATTGGTCACCAAAAGGTTAAGGACATCAACACTTTAGTACTTGTGAATTCAGAAAGCCGGATAGTTAGGACGGGTTTGAGTCTGATTATAATATAGATTCACTCTAATACAGACATGGTCTTCCTTGGCAGGTGTTCCAGAAACGTCTGGATGGCTCGATGGACTTCCAGCAATCATGGCAGGGCTATGTCAATGGATTCGGGAACGCCGATGGGGAGTACTGGTTGGGTAAACTCTTTTCTCTAATATCTGTCCAATCTCTCCCGTCATTCCTCACATATTGTTTGGACAAGGCTATACATGTTTCCCAATCTGGGATCAGTCGATGGCAGGAGGGGTTGAGTATGGGCTACTCATCTAGCAAAgtcaattttcactttgcaaatacAAATTTTCCAAACCATGGTTAATGAGGTGAAGAAGTAtgaacttcaatcatccaatcatgtacaagcaacaattctttttttttttccactcatgaTTTGGTATTCTTTAAGACTTTAGTTACATAACGGGACTAATTTCTGGCTTGGAGGGGAGGCTCTGAAGTGATGGTGGGACCTCTGACTCGAAGGGAAGACCTCTGACTTGAAGAGAAGACCTCTGACTTAAAGGGGGCTGGGCTCTGAAGTGATGGTGGGACCTCTGACTCGAAGGGAAGACCTCTGACCTGAAGAGAAGACCTCTGacttaaaggggggggggctctgaagtGATGGGAGAACCTCTTACTTGGAGGGGGGCTCTGAAGTGATGGGGGACTTCTGACTTGAAGGGGAGATCTGACTTGAAGGGGGAGCTCTAAAGTTATGGGGGACCTCTAACTTGAAGGAGGGAGCTCTGAACTGATGAGGGGGACCTCTGACTTGAAGGGGGAGCTCTAAATTGACGGGGGACCTCTGACTTGAAGGAGGGAGCTCTGAACTGATGGGTGGTGGACCTCTGGCTTGAAGGGGGCCTCTCatgtgatggggagaccttttAATGTACAGTGAATTTCATCAAGGGGGTTTTTGTGCTTTGCCCCAGGCTCAGGTTTTCCATTAATAAGTATTTGCCTGTAATACATTGTAGACTAGGGGGGTCTTGGGACTTTGCACACTTTTATAGGGTTTTGGTACCTTTCTCTGGGCTCTGGTCTGTACATGTTGCCATCTTTATATTTTGGTTTCAGGGTTACAGAACATTTACTTGTTGACAATGAAAAGAGAGTATGAATTGAGGGTGGACCTGAAAGACATGTCTAACAACACATCCTTCGCCCAGTATGGCAACTTCAGCCTTTCTCGCAACGCCCTGAACCCGGAGAACGATGGATACAGGCTGTACCTGGGAGCGTTCACTGATGGTGAAGCAGGTAACCCACCTTGGTCATGGTGTCATTGGGAAACACAGAACCCATTAGAACCCCCAGCTGTAATTTTATTAGTAAAGTGCAAAATTGAATTGAGGCTATGGGGGCATCAACCTACAACTGCGGGACTCCAGCAATTATTTCTTTAATAGAGTCATTATAAATCAGGACTCGAATATTATAGAGATGGGTTATTGCTTTGTAACCCTGATATAGGCCCCCCTAGGAACCCCAAAATGAGTTGGCTTTTCCTGCAGAAACACCGTGACAAGTAAACTTCATAAGGACTGTCAACCATACGTTGGCGTTCTCTTTTTCAAACAATCAAAACTTGGCAGAGGagctaacccttccccactccttCCGCAACAAACAGATATAAAGAATTTTGGTTGGAGGGCAGGACTCATGGGACAGTGAAATAAGCTGACAGTGTCTTTCCTTTGCCCAGGTGATGCCTTGTCTGATCACGTCGGTTACATGTTCTCCACTTATGACAATGACCAAGATGGGGACGTCCAGAACTGCGCGGCCTACTGGGGCGGCGGCTTCTGGTACCATTCGCAGAGCTGCGGCGGCGTTGGACTTAATGGCCGCTACAAAGCAATGAAATTGCTTCAGCATGCTTTTTCCTGGTTTACCTGGGTGGACTTCCCTGAGACTCTGCGGGCCAGCCAGATGAAGATGAGGAGGGTCCCCAACTagatggtggaggaggggtgttT
Proteins encoded:
- the LOC141148275 gene encoding microfibril-associated glycoprotein 4-like, whose protein sequence is MKILMLFFLWQFHHLSGSPAHSSPAIKHKPEVDWFPLDCQEIWDHGQQAKGVYTIYPQGAQRPLPVYCDITTDGKIWTVFQKRLDGSMDFQQSWQGYVNGFGNADGEYWLGLQNIYLLTMKREYELRVDLKDMSNNTSFAQYGNFSLSRNALNPENDGYRLYLGAFTDGEAGDALSDHVGYMFSTYDNDQDGDVQNCAAYWGGGFWYHSQSCGGVGLNGRYKAMKLLQHAFSWFTWVDFPETLRASQMKMRRVPN